The Amycolatopsis nigrescens CSC17Ta-90 genomic interval CTGGGCGCGATGCAGCGTCAGATCGACGACTGCCTCCGGTTCGCCCAGCGGCGCCGGCAGTTCGGCCGCCGGATCGGCAGCTTTCAGTCGGTGGCCCACGCCATCGCCGACATGCAGGTGCGGCTGGAGTCCGCCCGGCTGCTGACCTACCGGGCGGCCGCCGAGCTCGACGGCACCGCGGGCGGCTCGATGTTCCCCGAGATGGCGAAGCTGCAGACCAGCGAGGCGGCGGTGCAGACCTTCATGGCGGCACTGGAGATCCACGGCGGGCACGGCTACACGGTCGACGCCGAGATCGAACGCGACCTGCGGGACGCGCTCGGCACCCGGATCTCCTCCGGCACGTCCGCGATGCAGCGCACCGTCATCGCCGGGAAGCTCGGCCTGCGGCAAGGGAGCACGCCGTGACCGATCCGGGTGACACCCTCTGCGACTACCTGGAAGCGGCCGCCCGGCGCTGCCCCGACGCGGTCGCCGTCCGGTTCAGGGACCGCTCGATCAGCTACCGCGAGCTGGCCGAGCAGAGTGACGGGCTGGCCGGGACGCTGGCCGACGCGGGCGTCGGCACCGGCGATCGCGTGGGCATCTGGTCGACCAAGTCGATCGAGTCCGTGGTGGCCGTGCACGCCGTGCTGAAGCTGGGCGCCGCCTACGTCCCGATCGACCCGATCGCGCCGGTCAAGCGCGCGACCTACCTGCTCCGCGACTGCGGGGTCCGCGCGCTGGTGACGACCCGGGAACACCAGGAGCTGCTCGATGACCACGCGCTGTCCGAACTCGGCCTGTCGCTGGTGGTACTGGCGGACTGCCGAGTCGCGCCGGCTCCGGCCCGGCCGGTCCGTCGCCTCGGCTGGTCCGAGGCGACGGCGACCAGGAAGGGCACCGGACCGCGGATCGGGCCCGTACCGGAGGATCTCGCCTACATCCTGTACACGTCGGGCTCCACCGGCGCGCCCAAGGGCGTCATGCTTTCGCATCGGAACGGCCGGGTTTTCGCCGACTGGGCGCTGCGGCGCTTCGGGGTCACCGGGGACGACCGGCTGGCCGGCCACGCGCCGCTGCACTTCGACCTCTCGATCTTCGACCTGTTCGCCGCGGCAGGCGCCGGCGCCTGCCTCGTCCTGGTCCCGGAGCACCGGCAGAGCCTCGGCCAGGCGCTCAACCGGTTCGTGCTCGAGGAGCGCATCACGATCTGGTACTCGGTGCCGAACGTGCTGACCAGGATGCTCGCCGCCGCCAACGAGTCGCCACTGGCGCGGTCCGCCCTCCGGGTCGTGCTCTTCGCCGGCGAGGTGTTCCCGATCAAGCACCTGCGGCGGCTCCGCCGTGCTGTGCCGGACGCCGACCTGTACAACCTGTACGGCCCGACCGAGACGAACGTGTGCACGTTCCACCAGGTCGGCGATGCAGACCTGGAGCCGGACCGGACGCGGCCGGTGCCCATTGGCCGGGGCTGCGACTACGCCACCACCGTGCTCGTCGACGAGTCCGGGAAAGTGCTCGACGGCACCGAGGTCGAGGGCGAGCTCTGCGTCGGCGGCGACTCCGTCATGCTCGGCTATTGGGGTGACCAGGCCAAGACCCGCGAACGGCTGGTCCTCCTGCCCGGAACCGACCGCTTCGACGACAGGGGCCCGGTCTACCGCACCGGGGACGTCGTGCGTCGGGACGCTCGGGGCGATCTGGTGTTCGTCGGACGGCGCGACCACATGGTCAAGATCCGGGGCTACCGGGTCGAGCTCGGCGAGATCGAAGCCGTGCTGCTCGGACACGCCGACGTCGGGGAGGCGGCGGTCGTCGCGGTGCCGGAGTCCGACGGGACGCTCCGGCTGGAGGCCTGCGTCCGCTCGCGGGCCGCGAGCGGCCCCACCGAGCCGGAGCTGCGCCGGCACTGCCTGGAGGCACTGCCCCGTTACCTGCTGCCCGCGCGAATCCACCTGCTTGAGTCGCTGCCATTGACCTCGACCGGCAAGATCGACCGGCCGGCACTGACCACGGCGCTCGAAGCGCCGGCGGGCCCGCGTCCATGATCTCCACGACGCCGGGGGGCTCCCGGCCGGACGCCGGGGAAACCACCGTGGTGACCGAAACCTGGTTCAGCGCGGCGCTGAACCGGACCAAACGGGTCAACATCCTGCTGCCGCCGGACTACGCCACCGGCCGGCACCGCTATCCCGTGCTGTACCTGCTGCACGGTTATGGGGGCAACCGGGACACCTGGCTGCGCAACACGGCGCTGCCGCAGTGCGTTCGGTGGCTGGACCTGATCGTGGTGCTGCCGGAGAGCGGCCGCCGCTGGTTCATCAACGACCACGAGGGGCACCGGTACGAGGACTACCTGGTGCACGAGCTGGTCCCACTGGTCGATCGCAACTTCCGGAGCACGCCGGACCGCGCCGGGCGCGCCGTCGCCGGTTTCTCCATGGGCGGCGCGGCCGCGGTGTTCCAGGCCCTGCGGC includes:
- a CDS encoding alpha/beta hydrolase, whose protein sequence is MISTTPGGSRPDAGETTVVTETWFSAALNRTKRVNILLPPDYATGRHRYPVLYLLHGYGGNRDTWLRNTALPQCVRWLDLIVVLPESGRRWFINDHEGHRYEDYLVHELVPLVDRNFRSTPDRAGRAVAGFSMGGAAAVFQALRHQTTFSAAAGLGGAFEAPLRMGDPYAAHRGDPGLLMPTVESHERVWGEPGSPTRQTYSPYRLLDRYDRSTPIAFYLGVGTEDYGRVLRMNRTMHGALRERGIVHEYHECPGGHDWDFVTRALPATLEFLSRHLTPARPGGTDEP
- a CDS encoding amino acid adenylation domain-containing protein, with protein sequence MTDPGDTLCDYLEAAARRCPDAVAVRFRDRSISYRELAEQSDGLAGTLADAGVGTGDRVGIWSTKSIESVVAVHAVLKLGAAYVPIDPIAPVKRATYLLRDCGVRALVTTREHQELLDDHALSELGLSLVVLADCRVAPAPARPVRRLGWSEATATRKGTGPRIGPVPEDLAYILYTSGSTGAPKGVMLSHRNGRVFADWALRRFGVTGDDRLAGHAPLHFDLSIFDLFAAAGAGACLVLVPEHRQSLGQALNRFVLEERITIWYSVPNVLTRMLAAANESPLARSALRVVLFAGEVFPIKHLRRLRRAVPDADLYNLYGPTETNVCTFHQVGDADLEPDRTRPVPIGRGCDYATTVLVDESGKVLDGTEVEGELCVGGDSVMLGYWGDQAKTRERLVLLPGTDRFDDRGPVYRTGDVVRRDARGDLVFVGRRDHMVKIRGYRVELGEIEAVLLGHADVGEAAVVAVPESDGTLRLEACVRSRAASGPTEPELRRHCLEALPRYLLPARIHLLESLPLTSTGKIDRPALTTALEAPAGPRP